A window of Microcystis aeruginosa FD4 contains these coding sequences:
- a CDS encoding putative toxin-antitoxin system toxin component, PIN family, with product MTLRVVIDTNIWIRILLKGRVTLPILEAFNEKNFQLIISQVLFDEFHEVWNRPRLKKYIDINQALRLEKQLRSRSIWVETKTIPPHCRDPKDLPILSTAIDGEANIIVSGDDDLRADEELRRAMQLYSIKLLGVNSFLECLTE from the coding sequence ATGACATTACGAGTAGTTATTGATACGAATATTTGGATTCGTATTTTGCTAAAAGGACGAGTTACACTACCCATACTAGAAGCATTTAATGAGAAAAACTTTCAACTAATTATCAGTCAAGTTCTTTTCGATGAATTTCATGAAGTTTGGAATCGACCTAGACTCAAAAAATATATTGACATCAATCAAGCTTTACGACTAGAAAAACAGTTAAGAAGTCGCTCAATCTGGGTTGAAACCAAAACGATTCCTCCTCATTGCCGAGATCCTAAAGACTTACCTATTTTATCTACAGCTATTGATGGAGAAGCAAATATTATTGTATCTGGAGATGATGATTTACGGGCTGATGAAGAATTAAGAAGAGCAATGCAACTATATAGCATCAAATTGTTAGGTGTTAATTCTTTCTTAGAATGTTTAACAGAATAA
- a CDS encoding nucleotidyltransferase family protein, whose product MKVTASFSKPYLESLKLKYQVKSLGVFGSFVRGEATANSDLDLLVEFKGDVTFDNYMDLKFLLEDLFKRKIDLVIKEDIKPQIRERILEETVYVS is encoded by the coding sequence ATAAAGGTTACAGCTTCTTTCAGCAAGCCCTACCTAGAGAGTCTAAAGTTAAAATATCAAGTTAAAAGTTTAGGAGTTTTTGGTTCTTTTGTTAGGGGTGAAGCGACAGCTAATAGTGATCTAGATTTATTGGTAGAATTTAAAGGAGATGTCACTTTTGATAATTATATGGATTTAAAATTTTTACTTGAGGATTTATTTAAGCGCAAAATTGATTTAGTAATCAAGGAAGATATTAAACCCCAGATTCGAGAACGTATTTTAGAGGAAACGGTTTATGTCTCGTGA
- the secD gene encoding protein translocase subunit SecD, which yields MQRQNWLLLLIIGLVVASIVILIKLPLQLGLDLRGGSQLTIQVKPTETVKTIQPNDLKAVQNVIENRVNALGVSESLVQTVDSKNQVIVQLPGVTDPKEAERNLNVQAQLEFRQQKQGTEGEFRAEYSIFQQKKAELAALKAENKPENAAKIAELEQSLQKSKQAILNLFESVDLTGKNLQNATISSTQGTNWEVAITFDSEGGNKFAELTKAIAGTGRSIGIFLDNELISAPVVDVQFAQTGITGGRAVITGNFTAETANDLAIQLRGGSLPFPVKVEEIRTVGATLGQDSIRRSIYAGLVGLLLVLIFMAVYYRLPGIIADISLIIYTILALGAFALVGVTMTLPGIAGFILSIGMAVDANVLIFERTREELRAGKSLFRAVESGFYRAFSSILDSNVTTLIACAALFWLGSGLVKGFALTLAIGVAVSMFTALTCSRTLLLITVLNVPSVRQKPQLFCPNLPTNQ from the coding sequence ATGCAGAGACAAAATTGGTTATTGTTACTGATCATCGGCCTAGTTGTTGCCTCGATCGTCATCCTGATTAAGTTACCCCTACAATTAGGTTTAGACCTGCGCGGTGGTAGTCAATTAACGATCCAAGTTAAACCCACTGAAACCGTCAAAACCATTCAACCTAATGATTTAAAAGCGGTACAAAATGTGATTGAAAACCGCGTTAATGCCCTCGGTGTTTCTGAATCATTAGTGCAGACTGTGGACAGTAAAAATCAGGTAATCGTGCAACTACCCGGGGTCACAGATCCCAAAGAAGCTGAGAGAAACTTAAATGTTCAGGCCCAATTAGAATTTCGTCAGCAAAAACAAGGTACAGAAGGAGAATTTCGGGCTGAATATTCAATTTTTCAACAAAAAAAAGCGGAATTAGCCGCCCTCAAAGCCGAGAATAAACCCGAAAATGCCGCTAAAATTGCCGAACTAGAACAATCTCTGCAAAAATCTAAACAGGCAATTTTAAATTTATTTGAATCGGTGGACTTAACTGGAAAAAATCTGCAAAATGCCACTATTAGTTCCACCCAAGGCACTAACTGGGAAGTAGCCATTACTTTTGATTCGGAAGGGGGCAATAAATTTGCCGAACTGACTAAAGCGATCGCGGGTACTGGTCGCAGTATTGGCATTTTCCTCGATAATGAATTAATTAGCGCCCCTGTGGTTGATGTGCAGTTTGCCCAAACGGGAATTACAGGAGGCCGGGCCGTGATTACTGGTAATTTTACCGCCGAAACTGCCAACGATCTAGCGATTCAATTGCGCGGTGGTTCCCTCCCTTTCCCCGTCAAAGTGGAAGAAATTCGCACCGTTGGGGCAACTTTAGGCCAAGATAGCATCCGTCGCAGTATCTACGCGGGTTTAGTGGGTTTACTGTTAGTTTTAATCTTCATGGCGGTTTATTACCGTTTACCCGGTATTATCGCCGATATTTCTCTGATTATCTATACTATCCTTGCTCTGGGGGCTTTTGCCTTAGTGGGAGTCACGATGACCTTACCCGGGATTGCTGGATTTATCCTCAGTATCGGCATGGCAGTTGATGCAAATGTACTGATTTTTGAGCGCACCCGGGAAGAATTAAGGGCCGGAAAATCTCTATTTCGGGCTGTGGAGTCGGGATTTTATCGGGCTTTTTCCAGTATTCTTGATAGTAATGTCACTACTTTAATCGCCTGTGCTGCCTTATTTTGGTTGGGTTCAGGATTAGTCAAAGGTTTTGCTTTAACTTTAGCCATTGGGGTAGCTGTGAGTATGTTTACCGCTTTAACCTGTAGTCGTACGCTCCTGTTAATCACTGTCTTAAACGTCCCCAGCGTCCGTCAAAAACCCCAACTTTTCTGCCCTAATTTACCGACAAATCAGTAG
- a CDS encoding type II toxin-antitoxin system RelE/ParE family toxin produces MRELILTTRFKRSFKKFVQRNAALQRQVEKTLLQMREDVFAPNLMTHRLKGEHDGLKACSCGYDCRIIFTIQKNEQTTQDEIVLLNIGTHDEVY; encoded by the coding sequence GTGAGAGAGTTAATTTTAACGACTAGGTTTAAGCGATCTTTTAAAAAATTTGTCCAGCGTAACGCGGCATTACAGCGACAAGTTGAAAAAACGTTACTGCAAATGAGGGAGGATGTCTTTGCGCCCAATTTGATGACCCATCGCCTAAAGGGTGAGCATGATGGACTAAAGGCTTGTTCTTGTGGATATGATTGTCGGATTATTTTTACGATTCAAAAAAACGAGCAGACGACTCAAGATGAGATTGTTTTGCTCAATATTGGGACTCACGATGAGGTTTATTGA
- a CDS encoding type II toxin-antitoxin system HicB family antitoxin, whose amino-acid sequence MQYKGYEAVIEYDASDRLFFGRVINIEDIIVFDGLSVDELEQAFQTVIEQYLTDCQTLNKIPTPPTYSFDEATTTVIN is encoded by the coding sequence ATGCAATACAAAGGCTATGAAGCTGTGATTGAATATGATGCCAGCGATCGCTTATTTTTTGGTCGTGTCATTAATATAGAAGATATTATTGTTTTTGATGGTCTTTCCGTTGATGAGCTAGAACAGGCTTTTCAAACCGTCATTGAACAATATTTAACGGATTGTCAAACCCTTAATAAAATCCCTACACCACCAACTTATTCCTTTGATGAGGCGACTACGACGGTAATAAATTAA
- a CDS encoding VWD domain-containing protein produces the protein MAQTPQPAIGQSQTEQKIDNYFSPIQPDGTPKLGIDRWWATAGVDKEITVNWTVEVKEKGEYYLRLGVDLENFDVINRFRKWKLSDKVSIKISDDYNRPVSSYEASGYDDKISIRFREPGIYQITIDKFVVPREAVVEEIEFKLNKLHKGELGEDIYLKTFFIADRPEVTIKNFRIKVPDSQNKVIDRRELTKQGLINYFTPILNFEPEEEYQVPFDVNKNTWKAETKATIKDRGNANDYLDLSQFKTDIKGAYSRSKKTPAKIYASIVENDNLEIDNKKTGIKELAINYYFHYPHSNWYDHEGFNNHEGDWEGITVFLRKDRDGYYYPCRVAFGEHIFLVREFISEGGEIFEWTELVKDNNILFSTNLGSPNDILAQSNVFVGLGGHASYPKSGISELSICTKFKIPTSIDPSCEEKHRGGKIYNLHDNLSLISSSDPKSREVVEYLPRVGVEKIEDLGDKSWLLYPGTWGNPKNCITRLPLDIGCPSAPRGPVFLDLKKISGISQPISIIAGPTWESFGLGERWLNPWKWSATFAGADKVKEGCPPPQEEPKPEPTPDIPRKPDGNTGVIYGDPHIVTFDGLRNSFQAVGEFILAKSERGDFEVQGRFKGVGDNASLPSAVAIKAGGERIGIYQGKLQISARNVNEASFPIVLEGGARVDKNGAEYRIIAPTGEWVEVSGSSVLTIKVTVPKSRISKMYGLLGNYNNSPNDDLKTRQGKVVGINPNYEQLYKEYGNSWRIPQPESLFAYEVGETSATFTNLNFPKKVLTLADFTTQQKQEAERVCRSAGVTASAMLESCMFDVLVTGDRSFANVSAYVQSEVKVTANVTPTESPKPQPSASNNGSINGKWIGKYTCAQGITGVTLTINQKGTEIIAEFELYPVPENPNLPRGIALFRGTFNLNTLEMSLKGVKWIQSPGAGWGIVDFSGKFDSSLNRFTGRKQHPGCGSIELVRATSNNSQQLPNNKPSPQQTQASCQATVDKILQEIRSKGVRRVEFSISKGTANNYMTGNPTSRTDELTVALFNDNPKKADPIIENIMNSLKLLNTWANQIVKNCGNTAIVYFGVSNTDGFFSYYVQSDGTTKLRECLKASTPPSILPWGKEWGPQCGSV, from the coding sequence GTGGCTCAAACTCCACAACCGGCTATTGGGCAATCTCAAACAGAGCAGAAAATTGATAATTATTTTAGCCCCATTCAACCAGATGGTACACCCAAATTAGGGATCGATCGCTGGTGGGCAACCGCAGGAGTAGATAAGGAAATAACCGTTAATTGGACAGTAGAAGTTAAGGAAAAAGGCGAATATTATCTCCGTCTAGGTGTAGATTTAGAAAACTTTGATGTAATCAATAGATTTAGAAAGTGGAAGCTCAGTGATAAGGTTTCTATTAAGATTTCAGATGATTATAATAGACCTGTTTCTAGCTATGAAGCATCAGGATATGATGATAAAATATCGATTCGTTTTCGAGAACCAGGTATTTACCAGATCACCATCGACAAATTTGTTGTCCCTCGAGAAGCTGTTGTTGAAGAAATTGAGTTTAAGTTGAATAAATTACACAAGGGAGAATTAGGCGAAGATATTTATCTAAAAACTTTTTTTATTGCTGACCGTCCTGAAGTTACTATCAAAAATTTTAGGATCAAAGTTCCTGACAGTCAAAACAAAGTGATCGACCGTAGAGAACTGACGAAACAAGGTTTAATTAACTATTTCACTCCGATTTTGAATTTTGAACCAGAGGAAGAATATCAAGTTCCTTTTGATGTTAATAAGAATACTTGGAAAGCCGAAACTAAAGCCACTATTAAGGATAGAGGAAATGCAAATGATTACTTAGATCTTAGTCAATTTAAAACCGATATCAAAGGTGCTTACAGTCGAAGTAAAAAAACTCCTGCTAAAATTTATGCCTCAATCGTTGAAAATGATAATTTAGAAATAGATAACAAAAAAACAGGAATTAAAGAATTAGCAATTAACTATTATTTTCACTATCCCCATAGCAATTGGTACGATCACGAAGGATTTAATAATCATGAAGGAGATTGGGAAGGAATAACGGTCTTTTTGCGGAAGGATCGGGATGGCTACTACTATCCTTGTCGAGTTGCTTTTGGCGAACACATTTTCTTGGTGAGAGAGTTTATTTCCGAAGGAGGAGAAATTTTTGAATGGACAGAATTAGTTAAGGATAACAATATTCTATTTTCAACTAACTTAGGTAGCCCCAATGATATTCTTGCTCAATCTAATGTTTTTGTCGGTTTGGGTGGTCATGCGAGTTATCCTAAGTCGGGAATTAGTGAATTAAGTATTTGTACTAAATTTAAGATTCCCACATCTATTGATCCTAGTTGTGAAGAAAAACATCGAGGGGGAAAGATATACAACCTCCATGATAATTTATCTTTAATTTCATCTTCCGACCCTAAATCAAGAGAAGTAGTTGAATATTTACCCCGTGTCGGAGTTGAGAAAATTGAAGACTTAGGTGATAAAAGTTGGTTGCTGTATCCAGGTACATGGGGAAATCCAAAAAATTGCATTACGAGATTGCCGCTAGATATAGGTTGTCCTAGCGCACCTCGTGGTCCTGTATTTTTGGATTTAAAGAAAATTAGTGGAATTTCTCAACCTATTTCTATAATAGCGGGACCAACCTGGGAAAGTTTTGGACTAGGAGAACGTTGGTTAAACCCTTGGAAATGGTCAGCAACTTTTGCTGGCGCTGATAAAGTTAAAGAAGGTTGTCCACCACCCCAAGAAGAACCGAAACCAGAACCCACCCCCGATATTCCCCGTAAACCAGACGGAAATACAGGCGTTATTTATGGAGACCCTCATATTGTCACCTTTGATGGCTTACGCAATAGCTTCCAAGCGGTAGGCGAGTTTATTCTGGCGAAATCTGAACGAGGAGATTTTGAAGTACAAGGTCGTTTTAAAGGGGTGGGAGATAATGCTTCTTTACCCTCAGCCGTAGCAATCAAAGCGGGTGGTGAACGAATCGGAATTTATCAAGGAAAGCTCCAGATTAGTGCTCGAAATGTTAATGAAGCTAGTTTTCCCATTGTGCTTGAAGGTGGTGCAAGGGTAGATAAAAATGGGGCTGAATATAGAATCATCGCCCCCACCGGGGAGTGGGTAGAAGTATCGGGAAGTTCCGTGTTAACGATTAAGGTCACAGTCCCCAAGTCTCGCATCTCAAAGATGTATGGTTTGTTAGGAAATTACAATAATAGTCCTAATGATGATTTGAAAACTCGTCAAGGAAAGGTTGTCGGTATTAATCCTAATTACGAGCAACTGTACAAGGAGTATGGCAATAGTTGGCGTATTCCTCAGCCAGAGTCTTTATTTGCCTATGAAGTGGGCGAAACCTCAGCGACTTTTACGAATTTGAATTTCCCGAAAAAGGTGTTGACTTTAGCGGATTTTACGACGCAACAAAAACAAGAAGCGGAACGGGTTTGTCGTAGCGCGGGGGTGACTGCTTCTGCTATGCTGGAATCCTGTATGTTTGATGTGTTGGTGACAGGCGATCGCTCTTTTGCTAATGTGTCTGCTTATGTTCAATCGGAGGTTAAGGTGACAGCAAATGTTACGCCAACAGAGAGTCCAAAACCTCAGCCTTCTGCTTCTAATAATGGATCAATTAATGGTAAATGGATTGGTAAATATACTTGCGCTCAAGGAATAACTGGAGTAACTCTTACTATTAATCAAAAGGGAACTGAAATTATTGCTGAATTTGAACTATATCCTGTACCAGAAAACCCTAATTTACCTAGAGGAATAGCTTTATTTCGTGGTACATTTAATCTAAATACATTGGAAATGAGTCTTAAAGGTGTCAAATGGATACAATCTCCAGGTGCGGGTTGGGGCATTGTCGATTTTTCTGGAAAATTCGACTCAAGCTTAAACCGTTTTACAGGTCGAAAACAACATCCTGGTTGTGGTTCTATTGAATTAGTTAGAGCAACTTCTAATAATAGTCAACAACTACCAAATAATAAACCTTCTCCTCAACAAACTCAAGCAAGCTGTCAAGCTACTGTTGATAAAATCCTTCAAGAAATTCGTTCAAAGGGAGTTAGAAGGGTTGAGTTTAGTATTTCTAAAGGAACTGCCAATAATTATATGACTGGTAATCCAACAAGCAGAACTGATGAATTAACAGTTGCTTTATTTAATGATAATCCCAAAAAAGCCGATCCCATAATTGAGAATATAATGAACTCTCTAAAATTGCTGAATACTTGGGCCAATCAAATTGTCAAGAATTGTGGAAACACTGCTATTGTATATTTTGGTGTTAGCAACACTGATGGTTTTTTCAGTTACTATGTTCAATCTGATGGAACGACAAAATTAAGGGAGTGCCTTAAGGCGAGTACACCACCATCTATTCTTCCTTGGGGTAAGGAATGGGGACCACAATGTGGATCGGTATAG
- a CDS encoding alpha-ketoacid dehydrogenase subunit beta encodes MAETLLFNALRQAIDEEMGRDQTVFVLGEDVGHYGGSYKVTKDLYQKYGDLRVLDTPIAENSFTGMAVGAAMTGLRPIIEGMNMGFLLLAFNQIANNAGMLRYTSGGNFKIPMVIRGPGGVGRQLGAEHSQRLEAYFHAVPGLKIVACSTPYNAKGLLKSAIRDNNPVLFFEHVLLYNLKENLPDSEYLLPLDKAEIVRKGEDITILTYSRMRHHCLQALKQLEKDGYDPEIIDLISLKPFDMGTIAASIRKTHKVIIVEECMKTAGIASELIALINEQLFDELDAPVLRLSSQDIPTPYNGNLERLTIIQPNQIVEAVQKMVSDRI; translated from the coding sequence ATGGCAGAAACCCTATTATTTAATGCTTTGCGACAGGCGATCGATGAGGAAATGGGCCGCGACCAGACAGTATTTGTTTTGGGTGAAGATGTGGGTCATTACGGTGGTTCCTACAAAGTTACCAAAGATCTCTACCAAAAATATGGCGATTTAAGGGTTTTAGATACTCCCATCGCTGAAAATAGTTTTACGGGCATGGCAGTGGGGGCAGCCATGACGGGACTACGTCCGATTATTGAAGGCATGAATATGGGTTTTCTTCTGCTTGCCTTTAACCAAATTGCCAACAATGCCGGGATGTTACGTTATACTTCTGGCGGTAATTTTAAAATCCCCATGGTTATCCGCGGTCCGGGGGGTGTGGGGAGACAATTAGGTGCGGAACATTCCCAACGTTTAGAGGCCTATTTTCACGCAGTACCCGGTCTAAAAATTGTCGCTTGTTCCACTCCCTACAACGCTAAAGGTTTATTAAAATCGGCGATTAGAGATAATAACCCCGTGCTTTTCTTTGAACACGTTCTTCTCTATAATCTCAAGGAAAATTTACCTGATAGCGAGTATCTTTTACCCCTCGATAAAGCGGAAATCGTTCGCAAGGGAGAAGATATCACCATTCTCACCTATTCGCGGATGCGTCATCACTGTTTACAGGCATTAAAACAGTTAGAAAAAGATGGCTACGATCCAGAAATTATCGATTTAATTTCCCTGAAACCCTTTGATATGGGGACGATCGCCGCTTCGATTCGCAAGACTCACAAGGTGATTATCGTGGAAGAATGTATGAAAACGGCAGGAATTGCTTCCGAGTTAATTGCTTTAATTAATGAGCAGTTATTCGATGAATTAGATGCCCCTGTGTTAAGATTATCTTCCCAAGATATACCGACACCTTATAACGGTAATCTAGAAAGATTGACGATTATTCAACCTAATCAAATTGTCGAAGCTGTCCAGAAAATGGTCAGCGATCGCATTTAA
- a CDS encoding methylmalonic aciduria and homocystinuria type D protein gives MNSVERYIKSPTPFMVHNWEKLLPDWQVPPQTIVIVLINSQFPLDREGELIEQEKDRLLKQFMQWGQSFHIMSHKQGFLTEIICPKEGIPQYSKKGDAHFDLVATVHHSLGFNFSTVKGCKTLLHPRWHTAVYPGLFLSGTTAVAVESILTV, from the coding sequence ATGAATTCTGTGGAGAGATATATAAAATCTCCTACCCCATTTATGGTTCATAACTGGGAAAAATTGCTACCTGATTGGCAAGTTCCTCCGCAAACTATCGTAATTGTCTTGATTAATTCTCAATTTCCTTTAGACAGAGAAGGAGAATTAATTGAACAGGAAAAAGATCGCCTACTTAAGCAATTTATGCAATGGGGTCAATCTTTCCATATTATGAGTCATAAACAAGGCTTCTTAACAGAAATTATTTGTCCTAAAGAAGGAATACCTCAATACTCAAAAAAAGGCGATGCTCATTTTGATTTGGTTGCCACGGTTCATCATTCATTGGGATTTAATTTTTCCACAGTTAAAGGCTGTAAAACTCTGCTGCATCCAAGATGGCATACTGCTGTCTATCCCGGACTTTTCTTGTCTGGGACGACAGCAGTAGCAGTTGAGTCAATTTTGACAGTATAG
- the secF gene encoding protein translocase subunit SecF: MAFNVTKQRNFWWTVSALLTIGSILAMVISWFTIQAPLRPSLDFVGGTRIQIELACAKKNTCEKPLTTTEVQAILDEEGLGNSSVQVLDKYTLSVRTKTLAEEQRTKLLDTLNQKIGTFDPETSQIDTVGPTIGQELFRSGFLALLVSFFGIAAYLSFRFQRDYAFFAIVALLHDVLITLGVFAVLGLIAGVEVDSLFLVSLLTIVGFSVNDTVVIYDRVRENFVNTPELSVDEIVDNAVSQTLTRSINTTLTTLLPLVAIFLFGGSTLKYFALALIIGFVAGAYSSIFIASTLLAWWRGRSNRSKAVQA, translated from the coding sequence ATGGCATTTAACGTTACAAAACAGCGTAATTTTTGGTGGACAGTCTCGGCCTTGCTGACGATTGGTAGTATTTTGGCCATGGTGATTTCTTGGTTCACTATTCAAGCGCCTTTGCGACCGAGTTTAGATTTTGTCGGTGGGACGAGAATTCAGATAGAATTAGCCTGTGCCAAAAAGAATACCTGTGAGAAACCCTTAACTACTACCGAAGTGCAAGCAATTCTCGATGAGGAAGGATTGGGTAACAGTAGTGTGCAGGTGTTGGATAAATATACTTTATCGGTGCGGACGAAAACCCTCGCAGAAGAACAGAGAACGAAATTACTCGACACCTTAAATCAGAAAATTGGCACCTTTGACCCGGAAACCAGTCAAATCGATACAGTCGGTCCCACCATCGGTCAAGAATTATTTAGGTCAGGATTTTTAGCTTTATTAGTGTCATTTTTTGGCATTGCTGCCTATCTAAGCTTCCGTTTTCAACGGGATTACGCTTTTTTTGCCATTGTCGCCCTGCTGCACGACGTTTTGATCACTTTAGGGGTCTTTGCGGTTTTAGGCTTAATTGCGGGGGTAGAAGTGGATAGTTTATTTTTGGTTTCCCTCTTGACAATTGTGGGCTTTTCTGTTAACGACACAGTGGTAATTTATGATCGCGTCCGGGAAAATTTTGTTAATACCCCCGAATTGTCCGTGGATGAAATTGTCGATAATGCGGTGAGTCAAACCCTAACTCGTTCGATTAATACCACCCTGACCACTTTATTGCCTCTGGTGGCGATTTTTCTCTTTGGTGGCAGCACCTTAAAATATTTTGCCCTAGCTTTAATTATCGGTTTCGTAGCGGGGGCCTATTCAAGTATTTTTATCGCTAGTACCCTACTCGCTTGGTGGCGCGGTCGTTCCAATCGAAGCAAGGCTGTGCAAGCTTAG
- a CDS encoding HepT-like ribonuclease domain-containing protein yields the protein MSRDLRLYLTDILSSIQKIQDYTAGMNYDDLIEDNKTFDAVVHNLQIIGEATEQIPDEIRRKYPETAWRKIGGLRDIIAHAYFMVNPKIVWDIIATKIEPLYKTVELILEREIK from the coding sequence ATGTCTCGTGATCTGAGGCTTTATTTAACTGATATTTTGAGTAGTATTCAAAAAATTCAAGATTATACAGCAGGGATGAACTATGATGATTTAATTGAGGACAATAAAACTTTTGATGCAGTCGTTCATAATTTGCAAATTATTGGCGAAGCAACTGAGCAAATTCCTGATGAGATTAGGCGAAAATATCCTGAGACTGCATGGCGAAAAATTGGTGGTTTAAGGGATATTATTGCTCATGCTTACTTTATGGTTAATCCTAAGATTGTTTGGGATATCATCGCAACAAAAATTGAACCACTTTATAAGACTGTTGAATTGATTTTAGAGCGTGAAATTAAATAG
- a CDS encoding toxin-antitoxin system TumE family protein → MIEAYFLQIETILQSFPNIRFVSLTKKIYNTNQGYISVSIIFENNHRLDFIEVKNTDVKAKIKYRYHYMDEHQVMIFRYDNAPHHTEIKTFPHHKHEIEGVKASPEPTLDDVLLEIAQKQRDLSSL, encoded by the coding sequence ATGATTGAAGCCTATTTTTTGCAAATCGAAACAATCCTTCAATCCTTTCCTAATATACGCTTTGTTTCGCTAACAAAAAAAATTTACAATACGAATCAAGGTTATATTAGTGTTTCAATTATTTTTGAAAACAATCATCGTCTAGATTTTATTGAAGTAAAAAATACTGATGTAAAAGCCAAAATAAAATATCGTTATCATTATATGGATGAGCATCAAGTAATGATTTTTCGTTATGATAATGCTCCTCACCATACCGAAATTAAAACTTTTCCGCATCATAAACATGAGATTGAGGGCGTTAAGGCAAGTCCAGAGCCAACTCTTGACGATGTGCTTTTAGAAATTGCCCAAAAACAAAGGGACTTATCGTCTTTATGA
- a CDS encoding type II toxin-antitoxin system VapC family toxin has protein sequence MAKYLLDTNILLRGSDPDSSSHLLAIKAVSNLFKSGHDCYITSQVLIEFWVVATRPIEVNGLGWSVKQTSDEVNQLINRFSWIEETSEIFFYWHDLANTYNIKGKRTHDIRLIAVMKTQKLTHLLTFNPDDFIKIPDIQIIRPNEIVNI, from the coding sequence ATGGCTAAATATTTACTCGATACTAATATTTTACTGCGAGGAAGTGATCCAGATTCTTCTAGTCATTTACTGGCCATTAAAGCTGTCTCCAATTTATTCAAAAGTGGTCATGATTGCTATATTACCTCTCAAGTATTGATTGAATTTTGGGTAGTCGCGACACGACCAATAGAAGTAAATGGTTTAGGATGGAGTGTTAAGCAAACCAGTGATGAAGTCAATCAATTAATTAATCGTTTTTCTTGGATAGAAGAAACATCCGAAATTTTCTTTTATTGGCATGATCTAGCGAATACTTATAATATTAAGGGAAAAAGAACTCATGATATTCGCTTAATAGCTGTCATGAAAACCCAGAAATTAACTCATTTACTGACTTTTAATCCAGATGACTTTATTAAAATTCCTGACATTCAGATTATTCGCCCTAATGAAATTGTTAACATATAG